In one window of Gammaproteobacteria bacterium DNA:
- a CDS encoding metallophosphoesterase yields MTFAVVHLTDFHIRSNTDPILARTPLLARAIASRTQTCSGILLAVSGDLSYSGVEDELLDAFSLVQQLQQLLTEATAADVYISAIPGNHDCDFSDPTTIRQTLLNAVNGDEEALQDDVLVAITQPLASFFEQRDAWCPPTVVDSPIAWHYNFPVRDKSILVMCLNTAWCSSRNEIQGSLFVPQSHFPAQPPGSHDLVIAMLHHPYNWMKSGNARLLTAHIEQHADIVITGHEHVPDHRLISKITGERVQYIEGIALQASDTNSTGFNLITIDLAHRTQQLWTLIWDRDTNCYIPDTLSPPMTDMQVNRARKRKHFVFTDDFLRFLDDLGLQVQHPVAGTLIRSDVFTYPHVRKIQLRETASGNLIGAEAMPSHLADERIVLITGDDASGKTTLAKQLVVDLLASDVVPVYMSGRDRAHRTIQSPDDVVHAVSTIVSRQYGSTKVDAYHQLDVDQRAIIVDDYDKLSDGHIAVDDLISCLTDIFGRVYLFADAMSQELKSIDDDRRRILLEDREDAAHFRIQPLGFQRRAELVERWVALKDSHIDAAALVKEIEQRTRTINTVIGHNLIPSYPVYILGILQASDSVGPVDLRASINAHYYELFIKNALALTSDKIAYSIKTSFLARLAYEILRSEDMGISEERFRELYMTFTTKYELPITFEQLVKMLKDSRLLIGFQGRVEFRYDYCFYYFAALHITKNLQQDWAKKCVAHLADTIYEERNANIFLFLAHLSENSVILDEMLRCAREICKGSPVAALNRAELQFLEGDRSDLAKAEFRDVGDIRELRRRVLEQKDREVLDGVDTDEGGELEYGDEYAVGQEKIRELGAAFRTTQILGQVLKNFPASIDASRKREIARAAYEVALRALTEILTLLKGNYEPIVVDFMAQQMGGRWPGGYGEALRNAQRSVAGLTRLVSYSAVRRIVDALGDPNWIHPSPTIQRVADELDSPVSELTVFGMRLDYGDGFPKQHLRRIDDALEDNPIAHGVLQYLVIRHMHLFVMDYEERQSACGILGINYRNLRIKALDPRRKLIEKGKKKKSKKKKRGRRKRKGRKRR; encoded by the coding sequence GTGACCTTCGCTGTTGTTCATCTAACTGACTTCCACATCCGGTCGAATACCGATCCAATCCTTGCCCGTACTCCCTTGCTCGCGAGAGCTATTGCCTCTCGCACTCAAACTTGTAGCGGAATCCTCCTCGCCGTCTCGGGGGATCTGTCATACTCCGGCGTTGAAGACGAACTACTAGACGCATTCTCTCTCGTCCAGCAACTCCAGCAGCTTCTAACGGAGGCAACCGCCGCGGATGTTTACATCTCTGCCATCCCGGGCAACCACGATTGCGATTTTTCCGACCCGACTACTATTCGCCAAACATTGCTCAACGCCGTGAATGGAGACGAAGAAGCGCTACAGGATGACGTACTTGTCGCGATAACTCAACCTCTTGCCAGTTTCTTCGAGCAACGCGACGCATGGTGCCCGCCAACCGTCGTCGATTCCCCAATCGCCTGGCATTACAATTTTCCAGTCCGCGACAAATCCATCTTGGTGATGTGCCTAAACACCGCGTGGTGTTCTTCTCGTAACGAGATTCAGGGAAGCCTGTTCGTACCCCAATCCCATTTCCCCGCCCAGCCCCCGGGGTCGCATGATCTCGTGATCGCCATGCTTCACCATCCCTACAACTGGATGAAGTCTGGCAACGCCCGCCTTCTGACTGCTCATATCGAGCAACACGCCGACATTGTCATCACCGGCCATGAACATGTTCCCGACCACCGTCTGATATCTAAGATCACTGGCGAACGGGTCCAGTACATCGAGGGCATCGCCCTCCAGGCCTCCGACACCAACTCCACTGGTTTCAATCTCATCACAATCGACCTCGCACATCGCACCCAGCAATTGTGGACCCTAATTTGGGACCGCGATACTAATTGTTACATACCTGACACTCTCAGCCCTCCTATGACCGACATGCAGGTCAATCGAGCGAGAAAGCGCAAACATTTCGTATTTACCGACGATTTTCTCCGCTTCTTGGACGATCTTGGCCTCCAGGTACAACATCCCGTCGCTGGCACCTTGATACGGTCTGACGTCTTCACTTATCCTCACGTTCGGAAGATCCAACTTCGCGAAACCGCCTCCGGGAATCTGATCGGCGCCGAAGCCATGCCGTCCCACCTGGCCGACGAGCGCATTGTCTTGATCACCGGTGACGATGCGTCAGGCAAAACGACCCTCGCCAAGCAATTAGTTGTCGATCTGCTCGCGTCCGATGTTGTTCCCGTCTACATGTCCGGCCGTGACCGCGCCCATCGCACCATCCAATCCCCTGACGACGTCGTTCACGCCGTCTCGACAATTGTCTCACGTCAGTACGGCAGCACCAAGGTTGATGCCTATCACCAGCTCGACGTTGATCAACGGGCCATCATCGTCGATGATTACGACAAACTATCTGACGGCCACATCGCCGTTGACGATCTGATCTCGTGCCTGACCGACATCTTCGGTCGCGTATATCTTTTCGCGGATGCGATGTCTCAAGAACTCAAGAGCATTGACGACGACCGTCGCCGGATTCTCTTGGAAGATCGCGAAGACGCGGCTCACTTTCGGATCCAACCTCTTGGCTTCCAACGACGTGCAGAGTTGGTTGAACGATGGGTGGCTCTCAAGGACAGCCATATTGACGCCGCCGCGCTCGTTAAGGAGATTGAACAACGAACGCGTACGATCAATACTGTGATTGGCCACAATTTAATACCCTCGTATCCGGTTTACATTCTAGGTATTTTGCAGGCGAGCGACAGCGTCGGCCCCGTCGATCTCCGAGCCAGTATCAACGCCCACTATTACGAGCTGTTCATCAAGAACGCACTGGCACTAACTTCTGACAAGATCGCCTATTCAATCAAGACGTCATTCCTCGCCCGTCTAGCATATGAGATACTTCGTTCGGAAGATATGGGTATATCCGAAGAGCGATTCCGTGAGCTATATATGACGTTTACGACAAAATACGAGCTGCCGATCACCTTTGAACAGCTGGTCAAGATGTTGAAGGATAGCCGATTGCTGATAGGGTTTCAGGGACGAGTCGAATTTAGATACGATTATTGCTTTTACTATTTTGCGGCTCTTCACATAACTAAAAACTTGCAGCAGGATTGGGCAAAGAAATGCGTCGCCCACCTAGCGGACACGATATATGAGGAGAGAAACGCCAACATTTTTCTATTTCTCGCCCATTTATCGGAGAATTCAGTTATTCTCGACGAAATGCTACGGTGTGCGCGAGAGATATGTAAGGGAAGCCCCGTCGCTGCCCTAAATCGCGCGGAGCTCCAGTTCCTAGAAGGAGACAGATCGGACTTGGCCAAGGCCGAGTTTCGGGATGTTGGGGATATTCGAGAACTACGTCGACGCGTTCTTGAACAGAAGGATCGAGAGGTGTTGGATGGAGTGGACACCGACGAAGGAGGTGAACTCGAATACGGGGATGAGTATGCTGTTGGGCAGGAGAAAATTCGTGAACTAGGCGCGGCGTTTAGAACTACTCAAATTCTCGGACAGGTACTGAAGAACTTCCCGGCGTCGATTGACGCTTCGAGAAAACGGGAGATCGCTCGGGCGGCTTATGAGGTGGCGCTGCGAGCGTTAACGGAGATTCTGACGCTCCTGAAGGGCAACTATGAGCCGATCGTTGTTGATTTTATGGCGCAACAGATGGGAGGGAGATGGCCAGGTGGGTACGGAGAAGCACTTCGAAATGCGCAACGATCCGTTGCCGGGTTGACGCGTTTGGTGTCGTATAGCGCGGTGAGACGCATCGTGGATGCGTTGGGTGATCCGAACTGGATTCATCCAAGTCCGACTATTCAGCGCGTAGCGGATGAATTGGATTCTCCTGTCTCGGAGCTGACGGTGTTCGGTATGCGGTTGGATTATGGAGACGGATTTCCAAAACAACACTTGCGGCGAATAGATGATGCGCTCGAGGATAATCCAATTGCTCATGGAGTGCTTCAGTATCTTGTCATTAGACACATGCATCTGTTTGTTATGGATTATGAAGAACGTCAGAGCGCATGTGGCATTCTCGGAATCAATTACAGGAACTTGCGAATCAAGGCGTTGGACCCCCGAAGAAAATTGATCGAGAAGGGAAAGAAGAAGAAATCCAAGAAGAAGAAGAGGGGGAGGAGAAAGCGGAAGGGTAGGAAGCGACGTTAG
- a CDS encoding aerobic carbon-monoxide dehydrogenase large subunit — protein sequence MAPRTSAKICGMGHSMKRKEDPRFLQGKGNYIDDFTLPGMLWLDIVRSPIAYGKIKNIDSSKALEIPGVLAVLTGKDLEAYGLHWMPTLMSDTQMVLPTDTVMYQAQEVAGVIATSRYAAADGVAAVEVDYEPMKPVIDPFKALEDDAPVLRTDKEGKTDNHIWHWEAGDKEATDRIFDEADVVVREKMHVPRIHVASIETCGCLADFNPVEGHLTVYMTTQAPHAIRTVLALVAGHVGLSEEKIRVVSPDIGGGFGGKVPVYPGYVVAIAASVVLGKPVKWIEDRMENLQADSFARDYHMDAEIAANADGKIRALRIKTIADHGYSDAQAAPSKWPAGLFSICTGSYDMEQAYAEVDAVYTNKPPGGVAYRCSFRVTEAVHCMERVVDTLAHKVGKDPAQLREENFIPKEAFPYQSPLGWEYDSGDYQAAMDKAKEMIGYDELRAEQAEKRARGELMGIGVCSFTEVLGAGPSKDFDILGIKMFDSAEVRVHPTGKAIARFGTKSQGQGHETTYAQIIAEELGLPAAHVQVEEGDTDTAPYGLGTYASRSTPTAGAAGAMAARQIRDKAAKIAAHLLEVSEEDLDWEPGTFSVKGAPDKSVSIQDCAFAAYTNMPAGMEPGLEATNYYDPPNLTFPFGTYICVVDIERGTGEVTVRRFVAVDDCGNIINPMIVQGQIHGGLTQGIGPALYEEIPYDEDGNNLAGSFMDYLVPTAVETPAWETGHTVTPSPHHPLGAKGVGESATVGAPPAIANAVVDALAHLGVTHVEIPIRPDRVWEILRERGVAK from the coding sequence ATGGCACCGAGAACATCCGCCAAGATCTGCGGCATGGGCCACTCCATGAAGCGCAAGGAGGACCCGCGCTTCCTGCAGGGCAAGGGCAACTACATCGACGACTTCACGCTGCCGGGGATGCTGTGGCTGGACATCGTCCGGAGCCCCATCGCCTACGGCAAAATCAAGAACATCGACTCCTCGAAGGCGCTCGAGATTCCCGGCGTGCTCGCGGTGCTCACGGGCAAGGACCTGGAGGCGTACGGTCTGCACTGGATGCCGACCCTCATGTCGGACACCCAGATGGTGCTCCCCACGGACACCGTGATGTACCAGGCGCAGGAGGTGGCCGGGGTGATCGCCACCTCGCGCTACGCGGCCGCCGACGGCGTGGCCGCGGTCGAGGTCGACTACGAGCCCATGAAGCCGGTCATCGACCCCTTCAAGGCGCTCGAGGACGACGCGCCCGTGCTCCGCACCGACAAGGAAGGCAAGACCGACAACCACATCTGGCACTGGGAGGCGGGCGACAAGGAGGCCACGGACCGGATCTTCGATGAAGCCGATGTCGTGGTGCGCGAGAAGATGCACGTGCCGCGCATCCACGTGGCGTCCATCGAGACCTGCGGCTGCCTCGCCGACTTCAACCCGGTCGAGGGGCACCTGACGGTCTACATGACCACCCAGGCGCCGCACGCCATCCGCACCGTGCTCGCACTGGTGGCGGGCCACGTGGGGCTCTCCGAGGAGAAGATCCGCGTGGTGAGCCCCGACATCGGGGGCGGCTTCGGCGGCAAGGTCCCGGTCTACCCCGGCTACGTGGTCGCCATCGCGGCGTCGGTGGTGCTGGGCAAGCCGGTGAAATGGATCGAGGACAGGATGGAGAACCTCCAGGCCGACTCCTTCGCGCGCGACTATCACATGGACGCCGAGATCGCGGCCAACGCCGACGGCAAGATCCGGGCGCTGCGCATCAAGACGATCGCGGACCATGGGTACTCCGACGCCCAGGCCGCGCCGTCGAAGTGGCCGGCGGGCCTCTTCTCGATCTGCACCGGGTCCTACGACATGGAGCAGGCGTACGCCGAGGTCGACGCGGTCTACACCAACAAGCCGCCGGGAGGCGTCGCGTACCGCTGCTCGTTCCGCGTGACCGAGGCCGTGCACTGCATGGAGCGGGTGGTCGACACGCTGGCCCACAAGGTCGGCAAGGATCCGGCGCAACTGCGCGAGGAGAACTTCATCCCCAAGGAGGCCTTCCCCTACCAGTCACCGCTCGGCTGGGAGTATGACAGCGGCGACTACCAGGCCGCGATGGACAAGGCGAAGGAGATGATCGGCTACGACGAGCTGCGCGCCGAGCAGGCCGAGAAGCGCGCGCGCGGCGAGCTGATGGGGATCGGCGTGTGCAGCTTCACCGAGGTGCTGGGCGCCGGCCCGTCGAAGGACTTCGACATCCTGGGCATCAAGATGTTCGATTCGGCCGAGGTGCGCGTGCACCCGACCGGCAAGGCGATCGCCCGCTTCGGCACCAAGTCGCAGGGCCAGGGCCACGAGACCACCTACGCGCAGATCATCGCCGAGGAGCTGGGCCTCCCGGCCGCGCACGTGCAGGTGGAGGAGGGCGACACCGACACCGCCCCCTACGGGCTGGGCACGTACGCCAGCCGCTCGACCCCGACCGCGGGCGCCGCGGGCGCGATGGCCGCCCGCCAGATCCGCGACAAGGCCGCGAAGATCGCCGCGCACCTGCTCGAGGTGAGCGAAGAGGACCTGGACTGGGAGCCCGGCACCTTCTCGGTGAAGGGCGCGCCCGACAAGTCGGTGTCCATCCAGGACTGCGCCTTCGCCGCCTACACCAACATGCCCGCGGGGATGGAGCCCGGGCTGGAGGCAACCAACTACTACGACCCGCCCAACCTCACCTTCCCCTTCGGCACCTACATCTGCGTCGTGGACATCGAACGCGGCACGGGCGAGGTGACCGTGCGGCGATTCGTGGCGGTGGATGACTGCGGGAACATCATCAACCCGATGATCGTCCAGGGCCAGATCCATGGGGGGCTGACCCAGGGGATCGGACCTGCGCTGTATGAGGAGATTCCTTACGACGAAGACGGCAACAACCTGGCCGGCTCGTTCATGGACTACCTGGTGCCGACCGCGGTGGAGACGCCGGCGTGGGAGACGGGGCATACGGTGACGCCCTCGCCGCATCATCCGCTGGGGGCGAAGGGGGTTGGGGAGTCGGCTACGGTGGGGGCGCCGCCGGCGATTGCGAATGCGGTGGTGGATGCGCTGGCGCACCTAGGGGTGACGCATGTGGAGATTCCGATCAGACCCGACCGTGTGTGGGAGATTCTGAGGGAGAGGGGGGTGGCGAAGTGA
- a CDS encoding (2Fe-2S)-binding protein codes for MATHNINVTVNGEAHAAAVDSRLLLVHLIRDDLALTGTHIGCDTTHCGACTVLMGGVPVKSCTVLAVQADGAEIGTVEGLAGADGMTPLQEGFQEEHGLQCGFCTPGMLMTGTALLESNPNPSEAEIREAISGNLCRCTGYVNIVKAVEYAAAKTGEGD; via the coding sequence ATGGCCACACACAACATCAACGTCACCGTGAACGGCGAGGCCCACGCGGCCGCCGTCGACTCGCGGCTTCTGCTCGTGCACCTGATCCGCGACGACCTCGCGCTCACCGGCACCCACATCGGCTGCGACACCACGCACTGCGGCGCGTGCACCGTGCTGATGGGCGGCGTGCCCGTGAAGTCGTGCACCGTGCTGGCCGTCCAGGCCGACGGGGCCGAGATCGGCACCGTGGAAGGGCTCGCGGGCGCCGACGGCATGACCCCGCTGCAGGAGGGCTTCCAGGAGGAGCACGGCCTCCAGTGCGGCTTCTGCACCCCCGGCATGCTCATGACCGGGACCGCGCTGCTCGAAAGCAATCCGAACCCCAGCGAAGCCGAGATCCGCGAGGCCATCTCCGGGAATCTCTGCCGCTGCACCGGATACGTGAACATCGTCAAGGCGGTCGAGTACGCCGCCGCGAAGACGGGGGAGGGCGACTGA
- a CDS encoding xanthine dehydrogenase family protein subunit M: MIPPQFDYHAPGSLDEALGLLGSLDDPKVMSGGQSLLPMLKLRLASPANIVDIGRIPGLDTLAEEDGFLRIGALVTETQLEQSAVVAERYPILLDTAKVIADPLVRNRATICGNIAHGDPANDHPATMLALGAQVVATGPDGARTIDIGEFFFGLFMTALGEDEILTEIRIPAPAPNSGGAYVKLERKVGDYAVAGSAVQLSLADDGTVASAGIGLTNLGIAPIRATAAEDALKGAAPTDDVIAAASQAAADATEPIPDRRGSIEYKQNMARVLTARAIRRALARAGG; this comes from the coding sequence ATGATTCCCCCGCAGTTCGACTATCACGCCCCCGGCTCGCTGGACGAGGCGCTGGGGCTGCTCGGCTCCCTCGACGACCCGAAGGTGATGTCGGGCGGACAGAGCCTGCTGCCGATGCTGAAGCTGCGCCTGGCGTCGCCGGCGAACATCGTGGACATCGGCCGCATTCCGGGCCTCGACACGCTCGCGGAAGAGGACGGTTTCCTGCGCATCGGCGCGCTGGTCACCGAGACACAACTGGAGCAGTCGGCAGTGGTGGCGGAGCGCTATCCCATCCTGCTCGACACCGCGAAGGTGATCGCCGACCCGCTGGTGCGGAACCGCGCCACCATCTGCGGCAACATCGCGCACGGCGACCCCGCCAACGACCATCCCGCGACCATGCTGGCGCTCGGCGCCCAGGTGGTGGCCACGGGACCGGACGGCGCGCGCACCATCGACATCGGCGAGTTCTTCTTCGGGCTCTTCATGACGGCGCTCGGAGAGGATGAGATCCTGACCGAAATCCGCATCCCGGCGCCCGCCCCCAACAGCGGCGGCGCCTACGTCAAGCTCGAGCGCAAGGTGGGCGACTACGCCGTGGCCGGATCCGCCGTTCAGCTCTCGCTGGCCGACGACGGTACCGTGGCGAGCGCGGGCATCGGGCTCACCAACCTGGGCATCGCCCCCATCCGCGCGACCGCCGCGGAGGACGCGCTCAAGGGCGCGGCTCCCACCGACGACGTCATCGCCGCCGCCTCCCAGGCCGCCGCCGACGCCACCGAGCCCATCCCCGACCGGCGCGGTTCCATCGAATACAAGCAGAACATGGCCCGCGTGCTCACCGCCCGTGCCATCCGCAGGGCGCTCGCGCGCGCAGGAGGATAA
- a CDS encoding SRPBCC family protein yields MKIQDGFTIDAPAADVWALLSDPDQVADLLPGAKMGDMIDDNTYSGGMFVKVGPLAVAYDGTVSFQLDESERSVQVRARGRGKRGMGTAEMTMTSQVVAHGDARTEVTIDSDVVVTGILAQMGRGMIQVVSKKMLQEFVGNLTKALA; encoded by the coding sequence ATGAAAATCCAGGACGGCTTCACCATCGACGCGCCCGCGGCCGACGTCTGGGCGCTGCTCTCCGACCCCGACCAGGTCGCGGACCTGCTCCCCGGCGCGAAGATGGGCGACATGATCGACGACAACACCTACTCGGGCGGGATGTTCGTGAAGGTCGGACCCCTCGCGGTGGCATACGACGGGACCGTATCCTTCCAGTTGGACGAGAGCGAGCGGTCCGTGCAGGTGCGCGCCCGCGGCCGGGGCAAGCGCGGCATGGGCACCGCCGAGATGACCATGACCAGCCAAGTGGTCGCGCACGGCGACGCGCGCACCGAGGTGACGATCGATTCCGATGTCGTTGTGACCGGAATTCTGGCCCAGATGGGACGCGGCATGATCCAGGTCGTGTCGAAGAAGATGCTACAGGAGTTTGTGGGAAACCTCACCAAAGCACTTGCCTGA
- a CDS encoding VWA domain-containing protein — MPAAAPAPERELVAHLARFSGELRHAGVPVGLRDEIDGTAALRFVDIGDPEEVRLALRSALRIPRRWWAEFDRLFDESWRRAALPRPAHARNAPRTPRRWRGDENTEAPLARIRRELDERTGRGDAEAPDADGDLPGYSPRALLRKKVFDECTPDDLRDMERLLERLARRIATRPSRRLVPSERGPVVDVRRSFRRSLAHGGELVELARRARAVELPSLVVLCDTSGSMDACSRFLLAFVFALRKVTRRTEIFAFNTSLTRLTPWLRTGDVAGTLERLARNVRDWSGGTRIGECLLAFVDHHLRHTVRSDTTVLILSDGLDRGDTESLETALLAIRRRARRIIWLNPLMGDPRYRPEAKGMQAALPHVDRLVPAHNLEALEAILPMIER; from the coding sequence ATGCCCGCCGCGGCCCCGGCCCCGGAGCGAGAACTCGTCGCCCATCTGGCTCGCTTCTCCGGCGAACTTCGCCACGCCGGCGTGCCCGTCGGCCTCCGCGATGAGATCGACGGCACCGCGGCCCTCCGCTTCGTCGACATCGGCGACCCGGAAGAGGTGCGGCTGGCACTCCGCAGCGCGCTCAGGATCCCGCGCCGCTGGTGGGCGGAGTTCGACCGCCTGTTCGACGAGAGCTGGCGCCGCGCCGCCCTCCCCCGCCCCGCCCACGCCCGGAACGCCCCCCGCACCCCCCGCCGCTGGCGAGGCGACGAGAACACCGAGGCGCCGCTGGCGCGGATCCGCCGCGAACTGGACGAACGGACCGGCCGGGGCGACGCGGAGGCGCCCGACGCCGACGGCGACCTCCCCGGCTACAGCCCGCGCGCGCTCCTGCGCAAGAAGGTCTTCGACGAGTGCACCCCGGACGATCTCCGCGACATGGAGCGTCTGCTCGAACGCCTCGCGCGCCGCATCGCCACCCGGCCGAGCCGCCGGCTGGTGCCATCGGAGCGCGGGCCGGTGGTGGACGTGCGCCGGAGTTTCCGCCGCTCGCTGGCCCACGGCGGCGAACTGGTCGAGCTGGCGCGCCGCGCGCGGGCGGTCGAGCTCCCCAGCCTGGTAGTCCTGTGCGACACCAGCGGGTCGATGGACGCCTGCTCGCGCTTCCTGCTCGCCTTCGTCTTCGCGCTGCGCAAGGTCACGCGCCGCACCGAGATCTTCGCCTTCAACACCTCGCTCACGCGCCTCACCCCGTGGCTCCGGACGGGCGACGTGGCCGGCACCCTGGAGCGGCTCGCCCGCAACGTGCGTGACTGGTCCGGCGGGACCCGCATCGGCGAGTGCCTGCTCGCCTTCGTCGACCACCACCTGCGGCACACCGTGCGAAGCGATACCACGGTGTTGATCCTGAGCGACGGGCTCGACCGGGGCGACACGGAGTCGCTCGAGACGGCCCTGCTGGCCATCCGCCGGCGCGCCCGCCGGATCATCTGGCTCAACCCGCTCATGGGCGACCCGCGCTACCGTCCGGAGGCGAAGGGCATGCAGGCGGCGCTGCCGCACGTGGACCGCCTCGTGCCCGCCCACAACCTGGAGGCGCTGGAAGCCATCCTGCCGATGATCGAGCGCTAG
- a CDS encoding MoxR family ATPase, translating to MRRADYIAEPSIVTAVHLARAMEKPLLVEGDAGVGKTEIAKVMATLMQTELIRLQCYEGLDVNTALYEWNYQKQLLRLRMGSGEAEDAPDTRDDHLEGVIFGRRYLLERPLLRAITRDTPPVLLIDEIDRADEGFEAFLLEVLSDFQVTIPELGTIRATHRPLVVLTSNRSREIGDALRRRCLYLYIEHPTFGKEVEIIRAKVPGISDALAAQITHVVQGLRARRLMKPPGVAETLDWARALVTLHQDHLDAEIVSETLGCLVKDRHDISLLHAEDVETLLAGAGAG from the coding sequence ATGCGCCGGGCGGACTACATCGCCGAGCCATCCATCGTCACCGCCGTCCACCTGGCGCGCGCGATGGAAAAGCCGCTTCTGGTCGAAGGCGACGCGGGGGTCGGCAAGACCGAGATCGCCAAGGTCATGGCTACCCTCATGCAGACCGAACTCATCCGGCTTCAGTGCTACGAGGGGCTCGACGTCAACACCGCGCTCTACGAGTGGAACTACCAGAAGCAGTTGCTCCGCCTGCGCATGGGGAGTGGTGAGGCGGAGGACGCCCCCGACACCCGCGACGACCACCTTGAAGGCGTCATCTTCGGGCGCCGCTACCTGCTCGAGCGGCCGCTGCTGCGCGCCATCACGCGCGACACGCCCCCCGTCCTGCTCATCGACGAAATCGACCGGGCCGACGAGGGGTTCGAGGCCTTCCTGCTCGAGGTGCTCTCCGACTTCCAGGTGACCATCCCCGAACTGGGCACCATCCGCGCAACCCACCGGCCGCTCGTCGTGCTCACCTCGAACCGGAGCCGCGAGATCGGCGACGCACTGCGGCGGCGCTGCCTCTACCTCTACATCGAGCACCCGACCTTCGGCAAGGAGGTCGAAATCATCCGCGCCAAGGTGCCTGGGATATCCGACGCGCTCGCCGCCCAGATCACGCACGTCGTGCAGGGGCTGCGCGCGCGGCGTCTCATGAAGCCCCCCGGCGTGGCCGAAACGCTCGACTGGGCGCGCGCCCTGGTCACGCTGCATCAGGATCACCTCGACGCCGAGATCGTCTCCGAGACGCTGGGCTGCCTCGTGAAGGATCGGCACGACATCAGCCTGCTCCACGCGGAGGACGTCGAGACCCTGCTTGCGGGCGCCGGGGCCGGCTGA
- a CDS encoding XdhC family protein, whose protein sequence is MTGDLLRLAARMERERRPFALATVVRSERPTSGKPGNAALIDPEGTMHGWIGGSCTRSEVIRHALEALRLGEPRLLAFGADEERPDDLVRVSMSCASGGKVEVHINPVLPAPVLLVAGDSPVALALLRLGGAMGYRTVATASANEAISEELADIADERAKNLAGWVGMLASRSPGTRFFAVVATMGREDERTLASLAGAAPDYLGVVASPRRMRSVRAVLSGLGLGDDAIGRIRGPAGLDLGAEQPEEIAVSILAEIVGEVRRASGGGAAGSGGAGGAPKNVARSDVESGDTGTTATDASGRAPENVARSDLAGGGGASGDSDATSAAAWATDPVCGMTVPVAGSPSAVHDGKTLHFCCEGCRGLFESTPEVFASNPATGPA, encoded by the coding sequence TTGACCGGCGACCTGCTGCGCCTGGCGGCCCGAATGGAACGCGAGCGGCGCCCGTTCGCGCTGGCCACCGTGGTAAGGAGCGAGCGCCCCACCTCCGGCAAGCCGGGCAACGCGGCGCTGATCGACCCCGAGGGAACCATGCACGGATGGATCGGCGGGAGCTGCACCCGCTCGGAGGTGATCCGGCATGCCCTGGAGGCGCTCCGACTGGGGGAGCCCCGGCTGCTGGCATTCGGGGCCGACGAGGAGCGGCCCGACGATCTGGTGAGGGTATCCATGTCCTGCGCGAGCGGAGGAAAAGTGGAAGTGCACATCAACCCCGTGTTGCCGGCGCCCGTCCTGCTGGTGGCGGGTGACTCGCCCGTGGCGCTCGCCCTGCTCAGGCTGGGGGGCGCGATGGGGTACCGGACGGTAGCGACCGCGTCCGCCAATGAGGCCATCAGCGAGGAACTGGCCGACATCGCCGACGAGCGCGCCAAGAACCTCGCCGGCTGGGTGGGGATGCTCGCGTCCCGTTCTCCCGGAACGCGGTTTTTCGCGGTGGTGGCCACCATGGGCCGCGAGGACGAGCGGACGCTCGCGTCGCTCGCAGGCGCCGCGCCCGACTACCTGGGCGTGGTGGCGTCCCCGCGGCGGATGCGGAGCGTGCGCGCGGTGCTGTCGGGTCTCGGGCTCGGCGATGACGCGATCGGCCGCATCCGCGGGCCCGCCGGCCTCGACCTGGGCGCCGAGCAGCCCGAAGAGATCGCGGTGAGCATTCTGGCGGAGATCGTGGGAGAGGTCCGGCGGGCGAGCGGGGGTGGGGCGGCCGGATCGGGCGGCGCGGGCGGCGCACCGAAAAACGTTGCGCGTTCGGATGTGGAGAGCGGTGACACGGGCACTACCGCGACGGATGCTTCGGGCCGCGCACCAGAAAACGTTGCGCGCTCGGATCTGGCCGGCGGTGGCGGCGCGTCCGGCGACTCCGACGCGACCTCCGCGGCCGCCTGGGCTACCGACCCCGTGTGCGGGATGACGGTGCCGGTCGCAGGGTCCCCCTCGGCAGTCCACGACGGCAAGACCCTCCACTTCTGCTGCGAGGGCTGCCGCGGCCTCTTCGAGTCGACCCCGGAGGTTTTCGCCTCCAACCCCGCGACGGGTCCGGCGTGA